The genomic DNA TATTCTATCCAGGTTCCGGTGAACTTGGCTTATACCTTTATTATAAATGATGTGCAGTTGGGCGTTTATGCCGGTCCGGCTCTCGACTTCTCTCTTTTTGGAAAGATGAAAACTGAAAACCAGAACGTCGATATCCATTTCGGCCAGACCAAGGAGGCTGATCTCAAAACATTTGATCTGGGTGTCAATGTCGGCTTGCGTGTGGATTACAGTCGCTACTTCTTTTCCGTCAGCGCCCTTTGCGGCACACTGGATCGTCGCGCTATAGAACGCGAAGGCGAATCTTCCCTCTATCAGAACAACGTGACGTTGTCGTTGGGGTATATGTTCCGGTAAATATTTATTACTCCGGCATACCGAAAACGAGATGATCCTTCTTTGTCATTTAGACGGAGAAAGGATATATTTCTTGATGTAAAATATTAGATGCTTTTTATGTCCGGTCTATAGCATCTTTTTCCTGAATTTGACCTACTTGTGTAAATTCTTTCTACGAAAAGTTTTGTGTTTTGCAGAAAAACCGTACCTTTGCAAGCCGAATATTATCAAAATTGTACTAAGAGTTTAATTTTTAGCACGTTGTTATGTCAAGTGTCCGTGGTGACAGCGCATGCGAGGATTGGATTCTTGTTTTTTAGAGTTATTAATTTATTAATTTTTTAAGCAAGTGGATACTTTAAGTTTTAAGACCATTTCTGCAAACAAAGCAACTGTAAACAAAGAGTGGGTCATTGTTGACGCCGAAGGACAGACTTTGGGACGCCTTTGCGCAAAGGTAGCGAAGCTTTTGCGTGGTAAGTACAAACCCAATTTTACTCCGCACGTTGATTGTGGTGATAACGTAATTATCATCAATGCAGACAAAATCGTTCTGACAGGTAATAAGTGGAACGATCGTATTTATTTGAGATATACCGGATATCCCGGTGGACAGATCGCTTATACGCCGGCTGACTTACAGGCTAAAGGTGACGACCGTCTGTTCCGTAAAGTAGTAAAAGGTATGCTTCCGAAGAATCGTCTGGGTGCTAAACTGTTGAACAATCTGTATGTATATGCAGGAACAGAGCACAAACACGAAGCTCAGCAGCCTAAATTAATCGATATAAACTCATATAAATAATCACAATGGAAGTAGTAAATGCAATAGGAAGACGTAAGGCAGCAGTTGCTCGCGTATTCGTAAGCGAAGGTACAGGAAAGATTACTATCAACAAACGTGATCTGGCTAATTACTTTCCTTCTACAATCCTTCAGTTCATTGTTAAGCAGCCGCTCGCAAAGCTGAACGTTGCAGAACAATATGATATCAAGATCAACCTCGATGGAGGTGGCTTCAAAGGACAGTCTGAGGCAGCTCGCTTGGCTATCGCTCGCGCACTGGTTAAGATCAATCCGGAAGACAAATCCGCTCTTCGTGCAGAAGGTTTCGTTACTCGTGACCCGCGTGCTGTTGAACGTAAGAAACCGGGACGTCCTAAAGCTCGTAAGAGATTCCAGTTCAGTAAACGTTAATCTTATTTGTGAGTCCCTTACAAGTATAGCAAAGCGTTTAGTATCTAAATTATCAGGATTCTTTTTATATGCTGACATACAGGAGGACTACCTGATGATTGAGTTAAACAAAAGAAAGTAAACGATTTTAAGAAAAAAACAATGTCAAGAGTTAATTTTGATCAGTTATTAGAAGCTGGCGTACACTTCGGACACTTAAAAAGAAAGTGGAACCCTGCAATGGCTCCTTATATCTTCATGGAGCGTAATGGTATTCATATCATTGACTTATATAAAACAGTTGCTAAAGTAGACGAAGCAGCAGAAGTAATGAAGAACCTTGCAAAACAAGGTAAGAAAGTACTTTTCGTTGCTACTAAAAAACAAGCTAAACAGGTTGTCGCTGATAAGGCTTCTTCTGTAGGTATGCCTTACGTTATCGAACGCTGGCCGGGTGGTATGTTGACCAACTTCCCGACTATCCGTAAAGCTATCAAGAAGATGGCTACTATCGATAAGATGACAAAAGATGGTACATTTGATAATCTTTCTAAGAGAGAAAAACTTCAGATCACTCGCCAGCGTGCTAAGTTGGAAAAGACCTTAGGTTCTATCGTGGACCTGACTCGTCTTCCGTCAGCTTTGTTCGTCGTTGACGTAATGAAAGAGCATATCGCAGTTCGTGAAGCTAACCGCTTGGGGATTCCTGTATTCGGTATGGTTGATACAAACTCCGACCCGAACAATATCGACTACGTGATTCCGGCTAACGATGACGCTACAAAATCTGTAGAAGTTATCTTGGGAGCTATCTGTGAAGCAATGAACGAAGGTTTGCAGGAACGTAAAGCTGAAAAGATCGATACAGAAGCTGCCGGTGAAGGCGAAGCTCCTAAAAGAGAACGCAAAGCTAAAGCTGCTGTAAAGAAAGAACGTACTAAGAAGGAAGACGACGAAGCTCTGAATGCTAACGTTGCTGACAAATTCGCTAAGGACGAAGAGTAATTCAATTGACAATTGAAAATTGACAATTGAAAATTAAGAGAAACATAAAATGAAACGATGGGCAATTGGCTTTTGACTTGAATTGTCAATTGTCAATTGTCCATTGTCAATTAATAAAGTAAATATTTAATAAATAAGAAAATAAGATTATGGCTGTAACTATGGCTGATATTACCAAGCTGCGCAAAATGAGTGGAGCTGGTATGATGGACTGCAAGAAGGCTTTGACCGAATCTGATGGTGATATCGAAAAGGCAATGGAAATTATCCGTAAAAAAGGACAGGCTATTGCTGCTAAGCGTTCTGACCGTGAAGCTGCTGAAGGTTGCGTATTGGCAAAGAAAGATGGCGAATTCGCTGCTATCATCGCTTTGAAGTGCGAAACAGACTTTGTGGCTAAGAATGAAGATTTCATCGCACTGACTCAGGCTATCTTGGATGCTGCTGTGGCTAACAAGTGCAAGACTCTGGACGAAGTGAAGGCTTTGCCGATGGGTAAAGGCACTGTACAGGATGCTGTTACCGACCGTAGCGGTATCACGGGCGAAAAGATGGAATTGGACGGCTATAACGTAGTGGAAGGCGCTTATACCACTGTTTATAACCACATGGGTAAGAATCAGTTGTGTACGATCGCTGCGTTTAATAAGGAATCTGAAGAAGCTGCTCACAACATCGCTATGCAGATCGCAGCCATGAACCCGATCGCTATCGATGAAGCCGGTGTTCCTGAATCTGTAAAAGAACAGGAAATCCAAGTGGCTATCGAGAAGACTAAAGCTGAACAGGTACAGAAAGCTGTTGAAGCTGCCCTGAAGAAAGCTGGAATCAACCCGACACACGTTGACAGCGAAGACCATATGGAAAGCAACATGGCTAAAGGCTGGATCACGGCTGAAGATGTTGCCAAAGCAAAAGAAATCATTGCTACTGTTTCTGCTGAAAAAGCAGCAAACTTGCCTCAGCAGATGATCGAGAACATCGCTAAGGGGCGTCTTGGCAAATTCTTGAAGGAAGTTTGCTTGCTGAACCAGGAAGATATCATGGATGGCAAGAAGACTGTAAAAGAAACAATGAAGGAAGCTGATCCTGAATTGCAGATCTTGGCATTCAAACGCTTTACTTTGCGTTCCGAATAATTTTGCTACGGCAGTTTGAAATAAAAAAGGAGATGTTTTCAAAAAACATCTCCTTTTCTGTTTTTTAGACACGGATTTCACAATTGTGAAATCCGTTTATATCCGTAGGTTTATTTTAAAGCAGCCAAAGCCTCTTTGATACGTTTGATAGCTTCCACGATGTTTTCATCGCTGGTAGCGTAACTCATGCGGATGCATTCGGGGGCACCGAAAGATGTTCCGCCAACGCAAGCTACATGGGCGACTTCTAACAAGTACATGGCTAGATCATCTGCATTCTCGATCGTGCGTGTACCGTCGGTTTTGCCAAAGTAATAGCTACATTTGGGGAACAGGTAGAAAGCTCCTTCCGGCTGATTTACTTCGAATCCCGGAATCTCTTTCGCTAAGCCGACAATCAAGTTGCGGCGGCGTTCGAATGCCTGGCGCATTTCTTCGACCGGTGCTTGTGAACCTGTGTAAGCAGCTTCTGCCGCTTTCTGGGATACGGAGCATGGTCCGGAAGTATATTGTCCCTGCAATTTGTTTACTGCCTTTACGATCCATTCCGGTCCGGCAATGAAACCGATACGCCATCCGGTCATGGCATAGGCTTTGGAAACACCGTTGACAATGACAGTACGGTCTTTCATTCCGTCCACCTGTGCGATGCTGTTATGTTTGCCGATATAGTTGATATGTTCGTAGATCTCGTCTGCAATCACGATGATTTCCGGATGTTTTTTCAGGACTTCGGCCAAGCCTGCCAATTCTTCTGCACTATAGACCGAGCCTGTAGGGTTAGACGGGGAGCAGAGGATCAACGCCTTTGTCTTCGGTGTGATAGCCGTTTCCAACTGTGCCGGAGTGATTTTGAAATCCTGTTCGATACCGGCCGCAACGATTACTGGTGTACCTTCGGCCAATTTTACCATTTCCGGATAGCTGACCCAGAACGGAGCCGGGATAATCACTTCGTCACCCGGATTTACCAATACCATGATTGTATTACAAACGGATTGTTTGGCACCATTTGCGCAAGAAATCTGGTTGGCTGTGTATTCCAATCCGTTTTCGTTTTTCAGCTTGGCAACGATGGCGTTACGCAAGGCCGGATAACCAGCGACGGGAGAATAACGAGAATAGTTTTCGTCGATAGCTTTTTTGGCAGCATCCTTAATAGGTTCGGGAGTATTGAAGTCGGGTTCTCCGACACTTAAGTTGATAACATCAACTCCCTGAGCCTTTAATTCACTGCTCTTCTGGGACATCGCCAATGTTGCGGATGGCGACAAACTTGCTAAACGTGCTGATACTTGTGTCATGATAGTGTTATTATGTAATTATGAATTATTTGATATTGTGCAAGACGTGTCCCATACGTTCCTTTTTCGTTTTCATGTAGAATTCGTTGTAAGGATTCGGAGCGACTTCGATAGGAACGTTTTCTACGACTGTCAGCCCGTATGCTTCCAGTCCGACACGCTTGACGGGGTTGTTGGTCATCAGGCGCATCTTGGTGACTCCCAAATGGCGCAGGATCTGGGCACCGACGCCGTAATCGCGTTCGTCTGCCTGATGTCCGAGATGCAAATTTGCATCGACAGTGTCCAAACCGTCTTCTTGAAGTTTATAGGCTTTCATCTTTTCCATCAGTCCGATGCCGCGTCCTTCTTGGTTCAGGTAAACGATTACTCCTTTGCCTTCTTGCTCGATACGTTGCATTGCTTTGTGCAACTGCTCGCCACATTCGCAGCGCATGGAGCCAAAGATATCACCGGTTGCACAAGAAGAATGTACACGGACCAAGATCGGTTCGTCCGGTTCGAACCTACCTTTTATCAGGGCAATATGTTCCAGTCCGTTGCTTTTTTGGCGGAAAGGGATCAAGCGGAAGTGGCCATACTGGGTGGGCAGATCAACTTCGACGCCATTTTCTACGATCGATTCTGTTTTCAAACGATATGAAATCAGATCTTTGATACAGATGATTTTGATATCGAACTTCTTGGCGACCTCGATCAGTTGGGGCAGGCGAGCCATGGTCCCGTCTTCATTGATGATTTCGATCAGTGCGCCAGCCGGGTATAAACCGGC from Parabacteroides merdae ATCC 43184 includes the following:
- a CDS encoding porin family protein, with protein sequence MRKIIFIAFWAMLMIMPAVGQVTFGVRAGGAYSSLVQKVEGTYNAGARFGFSLAGLADIHLYKGLSLRPELAFVNQGGSFYSNPQVEGAKNSFNKCSYYSIQVPVNLAYTFIINDVQLGVYAGPALDFSLFGKMKTENQNVDIHFGQTKEADLKTFDLGVNVGLRVDYSRYFFSVSALCGTLDRRAIEREGESSLYQNNVTLSLGYMFR
- the rplM gene encoding 50S ribosomal protein L13, with protein sequence MDTLSFKTISANKATVNKEWVIVDAEGQTLGRLCAKVAKLLRGKYKPNFTPHVDCGDNVIIINADKIVLTGNKWNDRIYLRYTGYPGGQIAYTPADLQAKGDDRLFRKVVKGMLPKNRLGAKLLNNLYVYAGTEHKHEAQQPKLIDINSYK
- the rpsI gene encoding 30S ribosomal protein S9, giving the protein MEVVNAIGRRKAAVARVFVSEGTGKITINKRDLANYFPSTILQFIVKQPLAKLNVAEQYDIKINLDGGGFKGQSEAARLAIARALVKINPEDKSALRAEGFVTRDPRAVERKKPGRPKARKRFQFSKR
- the rpsB gene encoding 30S ribosomal protein S2, translated to MSRVNFDQLLEAGVHFGHLKRKWNPAMAPYIFMERNGIHIIDLYKTVAKVDEAAEVMKNLAKQGKKVLFVATKKQAKQVVADKASSVGMPYVIERWPGGMLTNFPTIRKAIKKMATIDKMTKDGTFDNLSKREKLQITRQRAKLEKTLGSIVDLTRLPSALFVVDVMKEHIAVREANRLGIPVFGMVDTNSDPNNIDYVIPANDDATKSVEVILGAICEAMNEGLQERKAEKIDTEAAGEGEAPKRERKAKAAVKKERTKKEDDEALNANVADKFAKDEE
- the tsf gene encoding translation elongation factor Ts, yielding MAVTMADITKLRKMSGAGMMDCKKALTESDGDIEKAMEIIRKKGQAIAAKRSDREAAEGCVLAKKDGEFAAIIALKCETDFVAKNEDFIALTQAILDAAVANKCKTLDEVKALPMGKGTVQDAVTDRSGITGEKMELDGYNVVEGAYTTVYNHMGKNQLCTIAAFNKESEEAAHNIAMQIAAMNPIAIDEAGVPESVKEQEIQVAIEKTKAEQVQKAVEAALKKAGINPTHVDSEDHMESNMAKGWITAEDVAKAKEIIATVSAEKAANLPQQMIENIAKGRLGKFLKEVCLLNQEDIMDGKKTVKETMKEADPELQILAFKRFTLRSE
- a CDS encoding pyridoxal phosphate-dependent aminotransferase, encoding MTQVSARLASLSPSATLAMSQKSSELKAQGVDVINLSVGEPDFNTPEPIKDAAKKAIDENYSRYSPVAGYPALRNAIVAKLKNENGLEYTANQISCANGAKQSVCNTIMVLVNPGDEVIIPAPFWVSYPEMVKLAEGTPVIVAAGIEQDFKITPAQLETAITPKTKALILCSPSNPTGSVYSAEELAGLAEVLKKHPEIIVIADEIYEHINYIGKHNSIAQVDGMKDRTVIVNGVSKAYAMTGWRIGFIAGPEWIVKAVNKLQGQYTSGPCSVSQKAAEAAYTGSQAPVEEMRQAFERRRNLIVGLAKEIPGFEVNQPEGAFYLFPKCSYYFGKTDGTRTIENADDLAMYLLEVAHVACVGGTSFGAPECIRMSYATSDENIVEAIKRIKEALAALK
- a CDS encoding bifunctional 3,4-dihydroxy-2-butanone-4-phosphate synthase/GTP cyclohydrolase II is translated as MSEIKLNTIEEAIEDFREGKFLIVVDDEDRENEGDFIIAAEKITPEKVNFMLKNGRGVLCAPITEERCQELELDMQVANNTSLLGTPFTITVDKLGGGCTTGVSMFDRAETILALADPKTKPSDLGRPGHINPLRARSRGVLRRAGHTEAAVDLARLAGLYPAGALIEIINEDGTMARLPQLIEVAKKFDIKIICIKDLISYRLKTESIVENGVEVDLPTQYGHFRLIPFRQKSNGLEHIALIKGRFEPDEPILVRVHSSCATGDIFGSMRCECGEQLHKAMQRIEQEGKGVIVYLNQEGRGIGLMEKMKAYKLQEDGLDTVDANLHLGHQADERDYGVGAQILRHLGVTKMRLMTNNPVKRVGLEAYGLTVVENVPIEVAPNPYNEFYMKTKKERMGHVLHNIK